The segment TGATCCACTCCCACTAAATCAGCATCAGCTTTTATTCCAGCAGTTTTAGCCTTATTAGCAATTTTTACAAATTTGTCCAAGTTTACCTTTAATGTAGCTTTTAAATCATTAACCAGCTTGTCTGAATATCCTTGCTGTGTTTGTGAAACTGTATTTATAATTTGTTCATTTAATGATTCGTTTGTATATTTATATTCTCCATTTTGTGCCACAACAGCTGTCATATTAGCGTACATTTTTTCAAAATCTTTATTTTTAAATACAATTTTAGCCTTTTCCTTAGCTTTTGCAAGATATGAATTTAAAATCATAATATCCTTATCTTGAGTCATATTTTCCTTAATTTGATCTTTTACATCTTCAAACTCCTGATTTGCAAAGGCTTGAGAATATTTATTTCTTTCATATGCTTTTTTTATTTCTTCATCTGTAATTTTATCATTTGAAAATAATTTTTCCCTCATTTTCTCAATTGTTTTCTGATCTCTTATCATCTTTTTAAATGAAGTGACATTATATCCGACAGATCTTAAATATTGAGCAAATTCCTGTTTCCCCAATTTTGACTGTTTTTGATAATTTTCAAATTCCTGATTAACAGTTGCCCCGCTTATTTTTATTCCTAAATTTTTTGCTGACGAAAGCAAAATTTCTTTATTTATCATAAGTTGTAAAACATATTCATTGATAATATTGTCTGGAACATTTTTTAAATTTTCGGTAGGTATTCCTGCCTGTGATAATTGCTGCATTTTTTGCTGGTTCAAGTCATTTAACTGATTTTTCATTCCAAGACTTTCTCTTTCAAAATCATCACGGTAAATTTTTGTTCCATTAACTGTTGCAATTACGTCCCTGTTGCCACCTGCCGCACCAAAAACATTATTTTTCAGAAATAATATTCCAGTAACAAGCATAGATATACCAAATATCCCTATCATAATTGCAGAAGCAATCTGAATTGCCTTTTTATGCTCTCTAAATCCCATTATTTATCTTCCTTTCCATTTTCTTTAATCATTTTAACATTATAGCACATAAAATACTATTTTTCTATTATTTTTTGAAGAAAAATCGGCTAATCAAAAAATAAAAGCTGCTTTAATATCAATAAAATTTTTATTAACATTTAAGCAACTTAAATTTATTTTTTTATTCAATATTTAACTGCCATTTTTACTAATACTTTTTATTATCTTGTATTTGTTTCCCCGTCTATTTGAATTATAACACTTTGAATATTAGGGAAATTTTTTAATATAGTATTTGTTACAGCCAGAGAGAATCCATTAAACAGTTCAGGATTTTTTTTTAGATTTGCAAATTGTGCATTTAGTTTGACAACTGTTGTATTCACATTATCAATTCTAAGATTGTATGCACTTCTAAATTTCATATCTTCTGAAATGTAATCAGAATTTCTGATGATTCCATTTATAAAATCACCTTCTATCAGGTTTATTTGACGAGGAACTACAATTTCCCGTTCATTTACTGTTTTTGTAGAGGGATCATATACAAATATGGAAATTTTATTCTGAGTTTCTTCTTCCTGAGTAGTTTCCTGTACCAAATTTTTGTCCACTTCTACATGAATTTTACTTCTATGTTTTCTGTCATAACGATTTACAAGAACCACTGCTACTGTTATGAAAAAAAGTAATGTTACAAAAAGATTTTTTTTAAAATTTCCTTTTTGCTTTTTAGTTTTTCCCTCATTTAATTTTTCTTGTTTTTGCATAAATTTCTCCTAATTTGGATAATATACCCAATCCCCTTAATTCTAGCTAATAAAATTAAAAAATTGGGGATTGAGTAAAAGATCAGAACTTTTTAGTTTGATTTTAAAGTGTTTTATAAATTATTTAAAGAATTTTCTTATTGCGTCACCGATAGTGCTTGCTGCTCTTTCCTGTCCTTCTGGTGTCAAGTATTGCGATAAATCAGAATAATTATTCATAAATCCTAATTCTACAAGTATTGATGGTGAATTACTTCCACGAAGCACTGCGAAGTTCGCTCCAAAAACCCCTCTTCTTCTAAGTCCTGTTAAGTTTATAAGTCCGTCTAATACAGATTCTGCTATAGCTTGACTTGTCTTTTGATTTTTTCTATAAAAAATATCATTTAAAATAAAGTCTGAAAATGGCACATCTCCATAGCTTCCATCAACTTTATTTTCAAATTTGGCTACTTGTGCGGCATAACTTCCTTGATCCTTTTTACTGAAGTAAAATACTTCTGTTCCGTTTGCTGATGAGCTTGAACTTGAATTTAAGTGAATACTTATAAAGAAATCTGCATTTGCGTCATTTCCAATTTTAGCTCTTGTATCCAATGGTACAAAGAAATCTGAATCTCTTGTCATTATAACGTTATAATCTCGTCTTAAATTGTTAGCCAGTCTTGTTGCTACCTGTAATGCTATATCTTTTTCGTTATATCCATTTCCTCTTGCTCCTGAATCATGTCCACCATGTCCTGGATCGACAACTATTGTATATTTTTTATTTCCTCTTGTAGAATTGCTTGGCTGTCTTTGAGTTTGAGTTTGTGTTACTTGTGCATTGTTATTTGATTGTCTTTGTGTTGCTGTGTTTCTTGATACTTGTCTTGATGTTGATTGTCCACCACCGAGTGTTACTTGGAATTCTCCATTTTTACTTACTACTTGATAAGTTACAGATGGTTTTAAGTACACGTATACTACTACCATTCCATTGCTTTGAACTGTATAAACTTTACTTATGTACTGATCATCTTTATTGATAAGGGTAGGCACACCGTTTTCCATCTCACTGTTTGGAAAACTTAACATCAGTATGTCTTCATTTCCTAATTTTGTAATCGATGCATTTGGCATAACTTGTTTATTTTCTCTAAATGTCCCTGTAACTTTTCCATTACTGTATGATACATTTTTCAAAGTATCAGAAAATGTAATTGCACTTATAAAAAGTAATAAAAATAATAATACTTTTTTCATTTTTTTCCTCCTAATTTTTTTGTTTGAAATTATTATCTAATCTTATATTTTATTTTTTTTCTAATCTATCAATTGCAGATTTTAAAACTTCCATTCTGGCACTTTTATCTATTTTCATTTCCACTGACTGATCATAGATATTTGTAACGCTGCCTTTAATACCTCCAACTGTTATTATTTTATCTCCAACTTTCAAATTTTCCAGTAATGCAGCCTTCTGCTGCTTCTTTTTCTTATTTGAAAAATATGTTGGTAAGATTAATACCGCCATAAACGCCACATAAATTAATATTACTCCTATTGAATTCTTATCCATTTCTGTTTTGTATAACTGAAATTTATAATTTTTAAAATTATAAATCCAATTTTATACTTTCCTCCTTCTTTAATTTTAAAATCAATTTTAATTATAGCATAATTTAAGTTATGTTTCAATTTTTAAAAAAATTATTTTTTAGTTTTTTTTGAAATTATAGAAAAATCTTTCTAAAATTAAACCTAAAAAAATAGCTATCTCAAAAAATTAATTTCAAGACAGCCATTTCGTGATTAAAATGAAAAAATTATTTTTAGTTAACTAAATTAATAGTTATTCAAGTTAGTTATTATTTTTCTGAAATTGCATCTACTCCTGGTAATACTTTTCCTTCCAAGTATTCAAGTGATGCTCCTCCTCCAGTTGAGATGTGTGAAAATTTGTCAGCGAATCCTAATTGAATAGCTGCTGCTGCTGAATCTCCACCACCAATGATTGTTTTAGCTCCAGATAATTCTGCGATTGCTTTACATACACCGATTGTTCCTTTTGCAAAGTTTTCCATTTCAAATACTCCCATTGGCCCGTTCCATACTACTGTTTTTGCACCAACTAGAGCATCTGAGAATAATTTAATAGATGCTTCTCCTATATCTAATCCCATCCATCCGTCTTCAATAGCGTCTACAGAAACTGTTTTAAATTCTGTATCATTTTTGAATTCTTTTGCTACAACTGTATCAATTGGCAATAACAATTCAACATTTTTTTCTTTAGCTTTTTTGATTAATGAGGCGGCTAATTCCACTTTGTCAGCTTCTAATAATGAAGAACCTGTATTTTTACCTTCAGCTTTTAAGAAAGTGAACATCATTCCTCCACCAATGATTACTTTATCAGCTTTATCCAATAAGTTTTCGATTACACCAATTTTATCAGAAACTTTTGCTCCACCTAAAATAGCAACTAATGGTCTTTCAGGATTGTCAACTGCTCCACCAATAAATTCGATTTCTTTTTCTACAAGGAATCCTACTGCTGATTCTTTGATGTTTGAAGCAATTCCTACATTTGAAGCATGTGCTCTGTGTGCAGTTCCAAATGCATCATTTACAAACACATCTCCAAGTGATGCCCAGTATTTTCCTAATTCAGGATCATTTTTAGATTCTTTTTTACCGTCCAAGTCTTCAAATCTAGTGTTTTCAAACATTAAGATTTCTCCGTCTTTTAATTCAGCAACTGCTGATTCTAATGCTGCTCCTCTTGTTTCAGGAACGAATTTAACAGGTTTTCCTAAAAGTTCTTCCAATCTTTTTGCAACAGGTGCTAAAGTTTTTGATGCCTTGTCAGCTTCTTCCTTAACTTTTCCCAAGTGAGAGAATGCGATTACTTTTCCACCATTTTCCAAAATGTATTTTAAAGTTGGAAGTGCTGCTGTGATTCTATTATCATTTGTAATAACTCCATCTTTTATTGGTACATTGAAATCAACTCTTACTAATACTTTTTTTCCTTTTACATCTAAGTTTTTTAAAGTTTTTTTAGCCATTCCGTTATATCCTCCTAAATTTATTAATTAAAATCATTTCTTTCCATTTGAATTATACCACTCTTTAAACCGATTTTCAAGTTATTTAATGCACAAACTTAAAATATTCTCAAACCCCTTAAAATCAGCCATAAAAAACCTTTCAAATTCATATTTTAACCATAGACAAACTTTGATTTGACTCTACATTTGAGCCCTTTCAAAATTAGACTGGTAAAAATTAAATAAATCAATTTTTTTAGTAGAATAATCATAATTTTTGAACTTAGGTTTAAATAGTTTTAATTCATTATAAATAATTCCAAAATCTTATTTATTTTTATTTTATCAATTTCTGATATTTTTTTAACTGGCTCAGGATTTTCAGAATAAGGATTTATAGCCTTTTCAAACCAGGTAACACCAATCCATTTTCCAAATTTGTACCCTGTATTCTCAAAATATGCAACTTTTTTAAACTCAAAGTAATTGTGTAATTTCTCACTGTTTTCATTAGGATAAGTTACAAGCCCGTAAACATTCACAACATTCTGCAATTTCAATATTTCAATCAGAATTTTATACATCTTTTTCCCGATTCCATTTCCAGCATAATCCCCATCTGTATAAACTGAAAGCTCCACATCCCATTGATAAGCAGCTCTAGCCCAAATCCTATGGGCATAGGCATACCCAATAATTTCATTTTCACATTCACAGACAATATATGGATATTCCTCTAAAACATCTCTTATTCTTCCTTTAAATTCCTCAACCGAAGGCACTTTATATTCAAATGTAATCGTAGTATTCTCAATATACGGCTTATAGATTTTTAAAATTTTTTTGGCATCGTTTTCAGTTGCAAACCTGAAAATTAGATTTTCTTTTTTTAATTTCATTTCTAACACCCCAACATTTTTAGTTTTTTTATTGAAATTTATACTTATGTAAAATATACTAACACTTTTTTAGATGAGTTTCAATAAAATAGATTTTTTATTTGCTCTTGACATTTATTAAAAATACGGTATAACTTTATTAAGAAATATTATAAGAAAAGGATGGTTCAAACATGAAAAAGACATTTTTAATTGGTGTATTTTTATTTGCAAATTTAGTTTCATTTTCTGCGGGAAAAGGAAATGATGTAACAACAAAACCAGATGTTTACTTCTTGAAAAGCTCACAAGTTGTAAGCAGTTATGATTTATTGCCAGCTCCACCGGCAGTTGACAGTATTGCGTTTTTAAATGACAAGGCTCAATATGAAAAGGGGAAATTGCTTAGAAATACTGAAAGGGGAAAACAGGCATACAACGATGCACGTGTAGAAGGGGATGGAGTACCTCGTGCTTTTTCAGAAGCATTTGGATACACAATCTCAGCTCAGACAACACCTGAAATTTTCAAATTAGTTACAAAATTACGTGAAGATGCGGGAGATTTGGCAACAAGATCCGCAAAACAGACATACATGAGAATACGTCCATTTGCATACTTTAAAGAATCAACTTGCCGTCCAGAAGATGAAGCGAGCCTTTCAACAAACGGTTCTTATCCATCAGGGCACACTTCAATCGGTTGGGCCACTGCATTAGTTCTGGCTGAAGTAAATCCTGCAAGACAGAGTGAAATTATAAAACGTGGTTATGAAATGGGGCAAAGCCGTGTAATTTGTGGTTACCACTGGCAAAGCGATGTCGATGCAGCCCGTGTAGTAGCAAGTACAGTTGTTGCGACACTGCATTCAAACAGTGAATTTAATGCCCAATTAGCCAAAGCAAAAGCAGAATTTCAAAGATTAAACAGAAGAAAATAAAAACAATAAATAAAAAACAGTTTTCAGATTCAAAGATAAAAACTGTTTTAGTATATTTGTTAAAAAAATTATTAGTTTTTTGCTTTTTAAATAAGTTATTTTAGACTTTTTCTTATTTACAAAGACATTTTATCATAAAAATATATTTTTAAAATGAATTTAAACTGAATAAAAAATTATAATCATTTTAGAATAAAGTAAATTTTACCTGTTAATTTTAAAATATACTTTTTATAAAAAAGGGCATCAAATACGATGTCCTTATGTTTTTTTATTTAGTTAAATAATTTTTATAAAAATGGCGTACCCGTGAGGAATCGAACCCCAAGCCTTCTGATCCGAAGTCAGACGCTCTATCCAGTTGAGCTACGGGTACACACAAAAAAGTAAGTTATAAAAACTTACTTTGCTAATGCTTTTAATATTTTAGGGCTTAATGTTTCCTTGTTTTTTAACAAGATTTTTTTAACTTGATCGTTATTTTTCCCTTTTAATGTTTTCATTGCTTTTGTACAAACTCTTACTCTAACTTCTTCATCGTTGATAGTCAAAAGCATTGTTTGTAAATTAGGTCTCCAAATTCTTTTTGTAGCTTTGTGAGAGTGACTTACTCTATTTCCATGGCTTACTGTTTTTCCAAAAACTTCACATCTTTGCATTTTATTCACCTCTACTAAATAATTTTAGTAGTTCTCCTTTCATCTTTATTTTTTAACAGCCATTTACTGTTTTTTATTATAATATATTAACTTAACTATTTTAGAAAAATCGTTATTCAGTTAAAATTATTTTTACATATCGAAATTTATTTTATCATATTTTGCAAATTTTTACAAGTTATTATCAGCATTTTTTCCTTTCTAATAAAAAAACTTTAAAAGTAAACTCAAAAATTGTGATTATTTTACTTAAATTTTAAATTTATATAGTTATCAGGCAAGTCTAATAAAAAAAATAAACAAGTATTGCAATATTTTTATTTTTGAAAAAATTGTTTTAAATTTGGCGGAAAATAATTTGGCCCTTTTATCACTTTTCCGTCTTCACGGTAAATTGGCTTCCCGTTTTCATCCAGTTTGCTCAAATTGCTTCTATGAATCTCCTCAAACACATCTTCAATAACATCCTGCATCCCATGCTCAATTATCGTCCCGCAAAGGATATAAAGCATGTCCCCGAGAGCATCCGCAACTTCCACAACATCTCCTTTTTTAGCCGCTTCCAGATATTCCTCGTTCTCTTCCTTCATCAAGTCAAATCTTAATTTTTCCAGCCCATTTTCCAATTTTCCGATTGGCTTGTCAGAATTTCCAAGTTTATAAATTCTATGAAATTCCTCGACACATTCTATTTTTCTTTTCATCAATTTCTTCCTTGTATAATATAGTTACATTATACAAGCTCCTTTCTTTAAATTTTTTATTCTTAAATTCTAAATTATTTTGATTAACAATTATTTTTCCTTTTATAATTTTTAGTTTTTTTAACGCAGAAGCATTAGATGCCATACCTCTACACTCCCACTTTACATATAAAAAGAGAAAAAATATAAAGCATAGAAAAATATCTATTAATAAATAATTAGTCTATTTTATTATCAATATCAATAAAAGATATAAAATCACGACTTTTACAATATCAGAATACAGCATAACTACTGAAAGGAATCTTGTTTTTTCCAGAATTTCTGTATCGTCTGATTCTACTTTTTCAAATATTTTTACCTGTATATTTCTTATGTCTTTTTTTATTAGGAAAACTGCCAATATTAGTGTCAATACAAGCATTATTCCAGCGATAACAGGTTTTTGCCTGACAAAAAATGAAAGTTTGCTGTAAAAAATTGCTAGGACTAGCCCCATTATTAGCGACAGGACTGTTAAGGCAGATTTCATATTTTTCTTTGGTTTGTTTATCAGTATTTTTGGAAGGATGAATGAGAACAGGATTTCCAATGCAAAGAGGACGATCAGGAATATTCCTTTTACATCGGGCAGTTCTAATTTTCTTATGGGCTGAACTATATTATCCAGTTCAAAAATCATGTAGTCCTTTAGTAGCGTGCACAATAAAATCGAAATTGCTATTCCTGAAAATATCCATATTCTGCCTGCTAAGATTTCGTCACTTATAAAATCTTGGATTTCTTTTGCTGTTTTATTGTCAATTTTTTTGTTAGTTTTCAAAGTTTTCCCCTTTAATAAATAGAATAAGAGTTATTTAAGGATTGTGTGAACAGTTTTAATGTCAATAATCCAAAAATAACCCTTTATATTTTTATTAAATTATAATATTTGTTATTATCTTTTTCTTCCTAAAATTCTTAAAATGTATAGGAATAAATTTATAAAGTCCAGATATAAATTTAATGCACCGACAATTTCGATTTTGTTCAAAACCTCTGAATCTTCCTGAACTGCGTAAGTGATAATGTTATTTCTTATTCTGTTTACATCAACTGCAATGAAAATTGTAAAAATAATCACACCTATTACTGATATAAACAAGTCAACTCCGCTACTTTGCAGGAAAATGTTTATAATACTTACTAAAATTAATGTTATTAACCCGGCAATTAATATTGGTGTAAATCTTGTCAAATTTTCTTTAGTAAAATAACCATAAACTGCTAAAACAACAAATAATGTCAATGTTCCTAAAAATGCTGAAAATATAATTTCTGGAGCATAAATAAGCCCTATAACTGAAAGTGTCAGTCCATTTAATATCGAATATGCAACAAACATCATTCTTAATGTGCCTGAATTAGCTCTGTAAAGCAATGCCGTAAATCCGAATACCATAACTACTTCCAGAATAGCAAATACCCAATACATATTCAAAATTCCATAAGCAATTGGACTTCCTGATGCCAGTCCGCTGTAAACGAGAAAACCTGCCCCTCCTGTCAGAAGAAGTCCGAGCACCATCCACAACATGCTTCCACGAACCTTTGAACTTACAAGTTTGTTTAAATCATCATAAGTCATCGTCATTTGTCCGTTATATTCGTTGTAATCGTCATTGTTGTGATTATAAGTTTCCAATTCATCATAATCATTTCTCATAAAAATCACCTCATTAGTTTAATCTTTTTTATTTTTAAAAATTAAATTTCTAAAAACTGTTTTATTTCAAGCAACTTGAATAATTTGTTATCAATTTTTGTAATATTTCAGATTAAAATTTTATATCCAAGCTATCATAGTATTATAACAATAAATTTTTAAAAAAGACTTTTATTTATCAGTTAAATCGCTTATTTTCGTTTTTTTGTTTGTTTAAGAACATAAATCTAAATTTAACATTTATATATTTTTATTTTAAAAACGGAACAACTGATTCCTGTTTCAATGTTTCGATAATTTCGTTAACTGATACATTTTTACTGTCTTGTGAACCAAATCTTCTTACATTTACTTCGTTGTTTGCAACTTCATTTTTACCGATTATTAATTGAACTGGTATTTTCTGATCTCCGTTTGCTTCCCTAATTTTGTATCCAATTTTTTCCACTCTTGTGTCAAGCTCCACTCTGATTCCTGCATCTTGAAGTTTTGTAAACAATTCTTTTGCGAAAGGCACTTGCTCGTCAGAAATTGTCAGGATTCTTGCTTGTACTGGTGCTAACCAAGTTGGGAATGCTCCTGCATAATGTTCGATCAAGATTCCCATAAATCTTTCCATACTTCCATACATTGCCCTGTGAATCATTACTGGCTCATGTTTTTCCCCGTCTGCACCGATATAGCTCATTTCAAATCTTGCTGGAAGGTTAAAGTCTAACTGGATTGTTCCACATTGCCAAATTCTTCCGATTGAGTCTTTCATCTTAAAGTCGATTTTTGGCCCGTAGAATGCTCCATCTCCAGGATTTAGCTTGTAATTAATTCCTTTATGTTCCAAAGCTGATTTCAAGTTTGCTTCAGCCATTTCCCATATTTCGTCAGAACCTATTGCTTTATCAGGTTTTGTTGACAATTCAATGTGGTATCCAAATCCGAATACAGTATAAAATTTATCATACAAATCAATAATTTCGATAATTTGTTCCTCAATTTGCTCTTTCGTACAGAAAACGTGGGCATCATCCTGTGTAAATGCTCTAACTCTCATAAGTCCATGTAAAGCTCCACTAAATTCGTGTCTGTGAACAAGCCCCATTTCTCCATATTTCAATGGCAAATCCTTGTATGAATGTAAATTATTCTTGTAGGCAATTATTGAACCTGGACAGTTCATAGGCTTTATTGCGTACTCTTTTTCATCAATTGTTGATGTATACATATTTTCACGGTAATTGAACCAGTGTCCAGAAATTTCCCACAATTCCTTATCTAGCATAATTGGAGTTTTTATTTCCTGATAACCTCTTTTTTTATGCTCAACTCTCCAGATTTCCTGCAATTTATTAAATAATTCCACACCTTTTGGCATAAAGAAAGGGAATCCAGGTCCATGCTCGTCTACAAAGAACAAGTCAAGCTGTTTTCCTAATTTTCTGTGATCTCTCTTTTCAGCTTCTTCCATCATTGTCAAATAGTCATCCAGCTCTTTTTTTGTTGCAAAAGCCACTCCATAAATTCTTTGAAGCATTTTATTGTTTGAATCTCCACGCCAGTAAGCTCCTGCTGTTGACATTAGCTTAAATGCTTTTAGGTAGCCAGTCGATGGAATATGTGTTCCACGGCATAAGTCTATAAATTCACCTTGCTGATAAATGCTAACCTTATCTGCACCCAAGTCTTCAATTATCTCAACTTTGTAAGTTTCACCTTTTTCAGCAAAGAATTTTTTTGCTTCTTCGGCAGTCATTTCATTTCTTTTAAATTCATAATTTTCTTTTACAATTTTTGTCATTTCCTCTTCAATTTTTGCTAAATCTTCTTCAGTAAACGGTTTTTCAGGGTCAAAGTCATAAAAAAATCCATTTTCAATAACAGGCCCTATCGTAACCTTTGTATTTGGGAAAAGTCTTTGCACAGCCTGAGCCATAATATGTGCCGCACTGTGTCTTATAATTTCTATCCCTTTTTCACTTGTATTAGTAATTATTTCAATTGTTCCAGATTTATCAATAATATGAGATGGATCAACTTGCACACCGTCAATTATCGCCCCAACGGTTGCCTTCCCAAGACTGCTCCCAATACTTTTTGCAAATTCTACAACAGTCATAGGATTTTCCAACTGTCTTTTACTACCATCAGGCAAAATCATTTCTATCATTTCGATTCCTTCTTTCTCTCTTTTGTCAAATAAAATTAGGCTCTAGTTAGCCTAATCGCATAATTATTTATTATAGTATAATTCTTATTTTTTTTCAACCTAAAAAATGAAGATTCGCTTTTTGAAAAATTTTAATTGTTAGAAATATCGCATTTAATATTGCAATTTATGATACTTAAAAAACATTAATAAGTTAATCAGTATACACATAAATAAAATTTAATAAAAAATTTATAATAAAAATAAATTTATGTCTAAATCACAATATAATTTCAAATAGTTTGGTAAAAAACGAATTGCAGTTATTTAAGAATTTTTATTTGGGTTCTTGGATTATATGATTTCAATTCCCAAGTATCTTCTTTTCTTTCAAAATATATATTTCTTAAATCTTTTATTTCATTAAAAAAAGGAAATAATTCTGTACTTTT is part of the Leptotrichia trevisanii DSM 22070 genome and harbors:
- the yajC gene encoding preprotein translocase subunit YajC, which codes for MDKNSIGVILIYVAFMAVLILPTYFSNKKKKQQKAALLENLKVGDKIITVGGIKGSVTNIYDQSVEMKIDKSARMEVLKSAIDRLEKK
- a CDS encoding GNAT family N-acetyltransferase, which encodes MKLKKENLIFRFATENDAKKILKIYKPYIENTTITFEYKVPSVEEFKGRIRDVLEEYPYIVCECENEIIGYAYAHRIWARAAYQWDVELSVYTDGDYAGNGIGKKMYKILIEILKLQNVVNVYGLVTYPNENSEKLHNYFEFKKVAYFENTGYKFGKWIGVTWFEKAINPYSENPEPVKKISEIDKIKINKILELFIMN
- a CDS encoding N-acetylmuramoyl-L-alanine amidase family protein, encoding MKKVLLFLLLFISAITFSDTLKNVSYSNGKVTGTFRENKQVMPNASITKLGNEDILMLSFPNSEMENGVPTLINKDDQYISKVYTVQSNGMVVVYVYLKPSVTYQVVSKNGEFQVTLGGGQSTSRQVSRNTATQRQSNNNAQVTQTQTQRQPSNSTRGNKKYTIVVDPGHGGHDSGARGNGYNEKDIALQVATRLANNLRRDYNVIMTRDSDFFVPLDTRAKIGNDANADFFISIHLNSSSSSSANGTEVFYFSKKDQGSYAAQVAKFENKVDGSYGDVPFSDFILNDIFYRKNQKTSQAIAESVLDGLINLTGLRRRGVFGANFAVLRGSNSPSILVELGFMNNYSDLSQYLTPEGQERAASTIGDAIRKFFK
- the rpmB gene encoding 50S ribosomal protein L28; its protein translation is MQRCEVFGKTVSHGNRVSHSHKATKRIWRPNLQTMLLTINDEEVRVRVCTKAMKTLKGKNNDQVKKILLKNKETLSPKILKALAK
- a CDS encoding acid phosphatase; protein product: MKKTFLIGVFLFANLVSFSAGKGNDVTTKPDVYFLKSSQVVSSYDLLPAPPAVDSIAFLNDKAQYEKGKLLRNTERGKQAYNDARVEGDGVPRAFSEAFGYTISAQTTPEIFKLVTKLREDAGDLATRSAKQTYMRIRPFAYFKESTCRPEDEASLSTNGSYPSGHTSIGWATALVLAEVNPARQSEIIKRGYEMGQSRVICGYHWQSDVDAARVVASTVVATLHSNSEFNAQLAKAKAEFQRLNRRK
- a CDS encoding nucleoside triphosphate pyrophosphohydrolase family protein; translation: MKRKIECVEEFHRIYKLGNSDKPIGKLENGLEKLRFDLMKEENEEYLEAAKKGDVVEVADALGDMLYILCGTIIEHGMQDVIEDVFEEIHRSNLSKLDENGKPIYREDGKVIKGPNYFPPNLKQFFQK
- a CDS encoding phosphoglycerate kinase — protein: MAKKTLKNLDVKGKKVLVRVDFNVPIKDGVITNDNRITAALPTLKYILENGGKVIAFSHLGKVKEEADKASKTLAPVAKRLEELLGKPVKFVPETRGAALESAVAELKDGEILMFENTRFEDLDGKKESKNDPELGKYWASLGDVFVNDAFGTAHRAHASNVGIASNIKESAVGFLVEKEIEFIGGAVDNPERPLVAILGGAKVSDKIGVIENLLDKADKVIIGGGMMFTFLKAEGKNTGSSLLEADKVELAASLIKKAKEKNVELLLPIDTVVAKEFKNDTEFKTVSVDAIEDGWMGLDIGEASIKLFSDALVGAKTVVWNGPMGVFEMENFAKGTIGVCKAIAELSGAKTIIGGGDSAAAAIQLGFADKFSHISTGGGASLEYLEGKVLPGVDAISEK
- a CDS encoding GerMN domain-containing protein — its product is MQKQEKLNEGKTKKQKGNFKKNLFVTLLFFITVAVVLVNRYDRKHRSKIHVEVDKNLVQETTQEEETQNKISIFVYDPSTKTVNEREIVVPRQINLIEGDFINGIIRNSDYISEDMKFRSAYNLRIDNVNTTVVKLNAQFANLKKNPELFNGFSLAVTNTILKNFPNIQSVIIQIDGETNTR
- a CDS encoding peptidylprolyl isomerase; amino-acid sequence: MGFREHKKAIQIASAIMIGIFGISMLVTGILFLKNNVFGAAGGNRDVIATVNGTKIYRDDFERESLGMKNQLNDLNQQKMQQLSQAGIPTENLKNVPDNIINEYVLQLMINKEILLSSAKNLGIKISGATVNQEFENYQKQSKLGKQEFAQYLRSVGYNVTSFKKMIRDQKTIEKMREKLFSNDKITDEEIKKAYERNKYSQAFANQEFEDVKDQIKENMTQDKDIMILNSYLAKAKEKAKIVFKNKDFEKMYANMTAVVAQNGEYKYTNESLNEQIINTVSQTQQGYSDKLVNDLKATLKVNLDKFVKIANKAKTAGIKADADLVGVDQLRDYSQKYYNYLIDTYKPDDATLQARFNTKKDSYNTPNSIGGYVIGEEYQAGEKDFEMAKKQAEDIMKTTTKDNFAAKAKEFSKDPGSANNGGSLGETADLSQLVPEFANAVKKGKAGDIVGPIRTQFGYHIIYIQSKDTSNENVAKVSHILITPTISEASKQEVIKKVQALKAEIESKKTTFENVEKQDKYKFSIKERFKKMVKSDAIPGIGKNDELMNQIFALQMNGILDRNDATGYYLITKTAEIPFTQATFENSKERVRLELAHEYADKQLEII
- a CDS encoding Bax inhibitor-1/YccA family protein; the encoded protein is MRNDYDELETYNHNNDDYNEYNGQMTMTYDDLNKLVSSKVRGSMLWMVLGLLLTGGAGFLVYSGLASGSPIAYGILNMYWVFAILEVVMVFGFTALLYRANSGTLRMMFVAYSILNGLTLSVIGLIYAPEIIFSAFLGTLTLFVVLAVYGYFTKENLTRFTPILIAGLITLILVSIINIFLQSSGVDLFISVIGVIIFTIFIAVDVNRIRNNIITYAVQEDSEVLNKIEIVGALNLYLDFINLFLYILRILGRKR